From the Thermoproteota archaeon genome, one window contains:
- a CDS encoding DUF354 domain-containing protein, translating into MLWIDVVNEPHVRLWRRFLRRYPQETLVTVRRKGPLVELARRLLGQDFLVVGRWGRTKEEKLRAFAERVRELAELVDELDVSAATSKGSAEQARVAFGLGIPFVALNDNDLPPHVITRLTFPLSTVAVVPECFRGPTYGPTLRFKGVFEVSHVLDYLEEPTREEHRRLGLREGGYVIVRPPPVGSHYLEVAEHFEDAVSRLLRSTGLDEVRMPREGGIVLPDGSRYEGVVDGLDLISTSAGVLSGGGTMIREAALLGIPAISLFPREEPCVTEVLMREGLIVKAKEDTVIRAYERLLEDVSSGELGRRAERFLKSVGDPLDTVAKALEEAERP; encoded by the coding sequence ATGCTGTGGATAGATGTGGTGAACGAGCCCCACGTCAGGCTCTGGAGGAGGTTCCTCCGCAGGTACCCTCAGGAGACGCTGGTGACGGTAAGGAGAAAGGGTCCCTTGGTGGAACTGGCCCGCAGGCTGCTGGGCCAGGACTTCCTAGTGGTGGGCAGGTGGGGCCGCACCAAGGAGGAGAAGCTCAGGGCCTTCGCCGAGAGGGTCAGGGAACTGGCCGAGCTGGTGGATGAACTGGATGTAAGTGCGGCCACCTCCAAGGGATCGGCGGAGCAGGCTAGAGTGGCTTTCGGGCTCGGAATCCCGTTCGTTGCCCTCAACGATAACGACCTGCCGCCTCACGTGATCACCAGGCTGACCTTCCCCCTCTCCACCGTCGCGGTGGTGCCGGAGTGCTTCCGAGGTCCGACCTACGGGCCCACCCTGAGGTTCAAGGGGGTCTTCGAGGTATCGCACGTCCTCGATTACCTTGAGGAGCCAACAAGGGAGGAACACAGGCGTCTAGGGCTGAGAGAGGGGGGATACGTCATAGTCAGACCCCCACCCGTGGGATCCCATTACTTGGAAGTTGCGGAGCACTTCGAGGATGCCGTGAGCAGGCTACTCCGTTCTACCGGCTTGGATGAGGTCAGGATGCCGAGGGAAGGCGGGATCGTCCTGCCCGACGGATCGAGGTACGAGGGCGTGGTCGATGGATTGGATCTGATCTCCACCTCCGCTGGAGTCCTCTCCGGTGGTGGGACCATGATAAGGGAGGCTGCGCTCCTCGGTATCCCAGCGATATCCCTATTCCCCAGGGAGGAGCCGTGCGTCACCGAGGTCCTGATGAGGGAGGGCCTGATAGTGAAGGCCAAGGAGGACACCGTGATCAGGGCCTACGAGAGGTTGCTGGAGGACGTGAGCTCAGGTGAGCTCGGGAGGAGGGCTGAGAGGTTCCTCAAATCGGTAGGCGATCCCCTAGACACCGTTGCCAAGGCGCTAGAGGAGGCGGAGAGGCCTTGA
- a CDS encoding DUF505 family protein: MLIRRDHLKLLLRLGEGGREALEFRGEEGVDELAFSRRVTELKVLGLVDISDGTINLTSAGRKLVEALRRAELDVESLPDVWVDTPIYKMVELAVRTGHILPNWESALRERGFWEDGPTDLARELLEVKVQSRPSLLLAAELSDFIEVIPPGPEDLGELIRIRDELGFGKWVVNALQAMDLLYISPPDEFGAVYTLTPAGRRARESIWLISVVTTQITVDQRTAEQIERGESTERLVEMGLADGRGITEAGRGMLAAYKEMGVVRRPTTPFYFTIEEIKVLKAIEEAERKKETNPEILPTKGWIEDKSGIADVGEALILLESKGLVERREIEMKDTYWLTGHGRQAYNLVKDSSEDITSESLKAVTYPLADEVPMAEWVRQAKRHGFVDKDLTKKGRLLVDLSSRVVRRPVLTAYDVAILMKIPKGKYLRRDELVSAVNEYLGVKDDEEAKRIVRKAISEAESKGLVVMLQNRTIGLTPIGEVMKDVVSFGNTQTMKTMKFPVTPTVYWVLRVISENIEELKEAWRKGVDVVNVEARIVYNNLKKYTSVTDEEIKKAFVILRRTGLLGKMGPTSAGELLLEAGRMFERLPEEERWVREVG; this comes from the coding sequence ATGCTGATCAGGAGGGATCACTTGAAGCTACTCCTCCGACTCGGCGAGGGTGGCAGGGAGGCCTTGGAATTCAGGGGAGAGGAGGGGGTAGATGAACTCGCCTTCTCGAGGAGAGTAACCGAGCTGAAGGTTCTGGGACTCGTGGATATATCGGACGGGACCATAAACCTCACGTCAGCTGGGAGGAAGCTGGTCGAGGCCCTGAGGAGGGCTGAGCTGGATGTGGAGTCCCTACCCGATGTCTGGGTCGACACACCCATTTATAAGATGGTAGAGCTGGCGGTTAGAACTGGCCATATCCTCCCCAATTGGGAGAGCGCGCTGAGAGAGAGGGGGTTCTGGGAGGACGGGCCTACCGATCTGGCCAGGGAGCTCTTGGAGGTTAAGGTACAGTCGAGACCCTCCCTGCTTCTAGCTGCCGAGCTATCGGACTTCATAGAGGTAATACCGCCTGGTCCGGAGGACTTAGGGGAGCTGATAAGGATAAGGGACGAGCTGGGCTTCGGAAAGTGGGTCGTGAACGCTCTTCAAGCGATGGATCTCCTGTACATATCCCCGCCCGACGAGTTCGGTGCCGTATACACGCTGACACCGGCAGGTAGGAGGGCTAGGGAGTCCATATGGCTGATCTCCGTAGTAACAACTCAGATAACCGTCGATCAGAGGACTGCGGAGCAGATAGAGAGAGGAGAGTCCACTGAGAGGTTGGTGGAGATGGGACTGGCTGACGGCAGAGGAATAACCGAAGCTGGAAGGGGAATGCTGGCGGCCTATAAGGAAATGGGCGTAGTTCGGAGGCCCACGACACCGTTCTACTTCACAATAGAGGAGATCAAGGTCCTCAAGGCTATAGAAGAGGCAGAGAGGAAGAAGGAGACGAACCCGGAGATACTCCCCACTAAGGGGTGGATAGAGGATAAATCGGGCATAGCTGACGTGGGAGAGGCTCTCATCCTCTTAGAGTCCAAGGGACTCGTGGAGAGGAGAGAGATCGAGATGAAGGACACTTACTGGCTCACTGGACATGGGAGGCAGGCCTACAACCTCGTGAAGGACAGCAGCGAGGACATCACGAGCGAGTCGCTGAAAGCCGTGACCTATCCCCTTGCTGACGAAGTCCCGATGGCGGAGTGGGTCAGACAGGCCAAAAGGCATGGTTTCGTGGACAAGGATCTCACCAAGAAGGGTAGGTTGCTTGTTGATCTCAGCAGCAGGGTGGTGAGGAGGCCCGTGCTCACGGCCTATGATGTAGCTATCCTGATGAAGATCCCCAAGGGAAAGTACTTGAGGAGGGACGAGCTTGTCAGCGCCGTGAACGAGTATCTAGGGGTGAAAGATGACGAGGAGGCCAAGAGAATCGTCAGGAAGGCCATATCAGAGGCCGAATCTAAGGGACTCGTGGTTATGCTCCAGAACAGGACGATCGGCCTGACACCCATAGGGGAGGTGATGAAGGACGTGGTCTCCTTCGGGAACACCCAGACCATGAAGACCATGAAGTTCCCAGTCACCCCCACCGTTTACTGGGTCCTGAGGGTCATCTCGGAGAACATAGAGGAGCTTAAGGAGGCATGGAGGAAGGGAGTCGATGTGGTGAATGTGGAGGCTAGGATCGTGTACAACAACCTGAAGAAGTACACATCCGTCACGGATGAGGAGATAAAGAAGGCCTTCGTTATCCTCAGGAGGACGGGACTCTTGGGGAAGATGGGGCCGACCTCAGCCGGAGAACTGCTGTTAGAGGCCGGTAGAATGTTCGAAAGACTCCCAGAGGAGGAGAGATGGGTAAGGGAGGTCGGTTAG
- a CDS encoding DUF86 domain-containing protein yields MSKVAERFEEIEEALRELEKLTSMDERSFLASRTARYSIVQIVEASADLGILILQIEGDSARSYREIFKRLALRGIISVGTSEVMARLASLRNMVIHRYWEVDDLRIYRETRSGGLEAIRSFAREVKAYLSEKG; encoded by the coding sequence GTGTCGAAAGTAGCGGAAAGGTTCGAAGAGATCGAGGAGGCACTGAGAGAGCTTGAGAAGCTCACCTCAATGGACGAAAGGTCCTTTTTGGCGAGTAGGACGGCTAGATACTCTATAGTCCAAATCGTGGAGGCGTCCGCTGACTTAGGCATTCTCATACTGCAGATCGAAGGTGATAGCGCTAGAAGTTACAGGGAGATATTCAAGAGGCTTGCTCTGCGTGGGATAATTTCGGTGGGCACTTCTGAGGTGATGGCCAGACTGGCATCCCTCAGGAACATGGTAATTCACAGGTACTGGGAGGTGGACGATCTCAGGATATATAGGGAGACTAGGTCAGGCGGATTGGAGGCTATTAGATCGTTTGCAAGGGAGGTGAAGGCCTATCTATCTGAGAAGGGCTGA
- a CDS encoding nucleotidyltransferase domain-containing protein yields MVEKLRKAILNREEVLLAVIHGGFLELRPFRDIDVAVYTGYSIPYEEELDFCEQLSLELTDIAGIYVDVRVLDYSPPRFRVSALSNCVVLVERYPRAFLLRASIQELDDIEKKASLVRGWIHGRG; encoded by the coding sequence ATAGTTGAAAAGCTCAGAAAAGCGATTCTGAATAGGGAGGAGGTCTTGCTTGCGGTAATTCACGGGGGATTCTTGGAGCTCAGACCTTTCAGGGACATAGACGTTGCCGTATACACCGGATACTCGATTCCCTATGAGGAGGAGCTGGATTTCTGCGAGCAGCTGAGCCTCGAGCTGACCGATATTGCCGGGATCTACGTTGATGTGAGGGTGCTGGATTACTCCCCGCCGCGTTTCAGGGTCAGCGCCCTCTCCAACTGCGTGGTGCTGGTGGAGAGGTACCCGAGGGCCTTCCTCCTCAGGGCATCCATCCAAGAGTTGGATGACATCGAGAAGAAGGCTTCCTTGGTTAGGGGCTGGATCCATGGTAGGGGTTAG
- a CDS encoding PIN domain-containing protein, translated as MIDTNVLIYDTYEDSMHHGDASQLLDRLEEWVIPLIVIYEYIWFLKGMGVDPSTALDKLEDYISSEKSRTYKEGELLIRKALGSLAEERISLNRFNDEVIIRIAREEGISLATFDKRMRSRARKLGVDVVPTR; from the coding sequence GTGATCGATACCAACGTCCTGATCTACGATACATACGAGGATTCAATGCACCATGGAGATGCTTCCCAACTACTAGATCGATTGGAGGAGTGGGTGATTCCCCTGATCGTCATCTATGAATACATCTGGTTCCTCAAGGGGATGGGAGTCGATCCATCTACGGCGCTGGATAAGCTGGAGGACTACATCTCGTCCGAGAAAAGCAGGACCTACAAGGAGGGAGAGCTCCTCATAAGGAAGGCCCTAGGATCCCTAGCCGAGGAGCGTATCTCACTCAACCGTTTCAATGATGAGGTCATCATCAGGATAGCAAGGGAGGAGGGGATCTCGCTCGCCACCTTCGATAAAAGAATGAGATCTAGGGCGAGGAAGCTCGGTGTGGATGTGGTTCCTACCCGATAG
- a CDS encoding AbrB/MazE/SpoVT family DNA-binding domain-containing protein: MPRVKVTRNYQVTIPAEVRNELGIREGDYLEVYVSEEGHIVMKKVRRARKTLRSGRKLTIEEIDEVIERGRRETF; the protein is encoded by the coding sequence ATGCCGAGGGTGAAGGTCACCAGGAACTACCAGGTCACAATTCCGGCTGAGGTGAGGAACGAACTTGGAATAAGGGAAGGCGATTACTTGGAAGTTTACGTAAGTGAGGAGGGCCACATAGTAATGAAGAAGGTTAGGAGAGCTAGAAAGACCCTTAGATCTGGGAGGAAGCTTACCATCGAGGAGATCGATGAGGTGATAGAGAGGGGAAGGAGGGAAACCTTTTGA
- a CDS encoding nucleotidyltransferase domain-containing protein, giving the protein MMELEQVLERLKSHEKVLAIILFGSTVRGETTPLSDVDIAVVVEDPTPEDEAELGSLYSRRIDLVLFHRLPPYIQFHVLREGKVLYLRDEERFKEIKFRTIRNYLEHSRMYRKMREMLLEVE; this is encoded by the coding sequence ATGATGGAGCTGGAACAAGTGCTGGAGAGACTGAAGTCCCACGAGAAGGTGCTGGCGATCATACTCTTTGGTTCCACCGTTAGAGGAGAGACCACACCTCTCTCAGACGTTGATATCGCCGTGGTCGTGGAGGATCCAACCCCGGAGGACGAGGCGGAGCTGGGAAGCCTCTACTCTAGGAGGATAGACTTGGTCCTGTTTCACAGGCTCCCCCCTTACATCCAGTTCCATGTATTGAGGGAGGGGAAAGTCCTCTACTTGAGGGACGAGGAAAGGTTCAAGGAGATCAAATTCAGGACCATCAGGAACTACCTCGAGCATTCCCGCATGTACAGAAAGATGAGGGAGATGCTCCTTGAGGTCGAATAG
- a CDS encoding DUF86 domain-containing protein, with protein MRSNSLARFMSHYRRARDLKERDLSDYLIYTALAMECFQATNSLIEIGERFVVDLDRYPATYSDIFQIMYEEGAITREELRALKRLIFLRNPIAHEYYGISEEELREMADLLDVAERIVRRLMKHSHPS; from the coding sequence TTGAGGTCGAATAGCCTAGCTAGGTTCATGAGCCACTACAGAAGAGCGAGGGATTTGAAGGAGAGGGATCTCTCCGATTACTTGATCTACACGGCCCTAGCCATGGAGTGCTTTCAGGCGACGAACTCCCTCATAGAGATCGGTGAGAGGTTCGTGGTGGATCTGGACAGGTACCCCGCTACCTACTCCGACATATTCCAGATAATGTACGAAGAGGGAGCGATAACTAGGGAGGAGCTGAGGGCCCTCAAGAGGCTGATTTTCCTCAGGAACCCGATAGCCCACGAATATTACGGAATATCTGAGGAAGAGCTGAGAGAGATGGCCGACCTGCTGGATGTAGCTGAAAGGATCGTGAGGAGGTTGATGAAACATTCACATCCTAGTTGA